The following proteins come from a genomic window of Citrobacter europaeus:
- a CDS encoding metal ABC transporter substrate-binding protein, translating to MPHLPHLKSFLLASALTALTLSPAWAKEKFKVITTFTVIADMASNVAGDAADVSSITKPGAEIHEYQPTPGDIKRAQGAQLILSNGLNLELWFARFYQNLSGVPEVMVSNGVQPMGISEGPYNGKPNPHAWMSAENALIYVDNIRDALMKYDPDNAATYQKNAQNYKAKIQQTLAPLHAELAKLPADKRWLVTSEGAFSYLARDNNLQELYLWPINADQQGTPKQVRKVIDAIRAHHIPTVFSESTVSDKPARQVARESGAHYGGVLYVDSLSAADGPVPTYLDLLRVTTQTIVNGINKGLERQP from the coding sequence ATGCCGCATCTGCCCCATCTGAAATCATTTCTCCTTGCCAGCGCGTTAACGGCGCTGACGCTGTCACCCGCCTGGGCGAAAGAAAAGTTTAAAGTGATAACCACCTTTACGGTGATTGCCGATATGGCCAGCAACGTAGCGGGTGACGCGGCGGACGTCAGCTCCATCACCAAACCCGGAGCAGAAATTCACGAATATCAACCCACGCCGGGAGATATAAAACGGGCGCAAGGCGCGCAGCTTATTCTCTCCAACGGCCTTAACCTCGAACTATGGTTTGCCCGCTTCTACCAAAATTTGTCCGGCGTACCGGAAGTGATGGTCTCAAACGGCGTGCAGCCAATGGGTATCAGCGAAGGGCCGTACAACGGTAAACCAAACCCGCATGCCTGGATGTCAGCGGAGAACGCGCTTATCTACGTGGATAACATTCGCGATGCGCTGATGAAATACGATCCAGACAATGCCGCCACCTACCAGAAAAATGCGCAGAATTATAAAGCAAAAATCCAGCAGACCCTGGCGCCATTGCATGCAGAACTGGCAAAGCTCCCTGCTGATAAACGCTGGCTGGTCACCAGCGAAGGCGCATTCTCTTACCTCGCGCGTGATAACAACCTTCAGGAGCTGTATCTGTGGCCAATCAATGCCGATCAGCAAGGCACGCCCAAACAGGTACGCAAGGTGATCGATGCGATCAGAGCGCATCATATCCCAACGGTATTTAGCGAAAGCACCGTGTCCGACAAACCAGCACGTCAGGTTGCCCGTGAGTCTGGCGCACATTACGGCGGCGTGCTGTATGTCGATTCGCTCAGCGCTGCCGACGGCCCGGTTCCGACCTATCTGGATTTACTGCGCGTAACCACACAAACCATTGTCAACGGCATCAATAAGGGCCTGGAGAGACAACCATGA
- a CDS encoding TOBE domain-containing protein translates to MAVSARNQLTGTVSAVATGAVNDEVELTLAGGAKLVAIVTHSSQQALGLAKGKEAIALIKAPWVTLATEDCGLKFSARNQFAGSVSQVTEGAVNATVHIKTDAGFEIVAVVTNESQQEMKLSQGSRVVALIKASAILIATKA, encoded by the coding sequence ATGGCGGTATCAGCACGTAATCAATTAACCGGTACGGTGAGCGCAGTCGCTACGGGCGCAGTGAATGATGAAGTTGAACTGACGCTGGCTGGCGGCGCAAAACTGGTCGCGATTGTAACCCATAGCAGCCAGCAGGCGTTGGGTCTGGCAAAAGGGAAAGAGGCGATTGCCCTGATTAAAGCGCCGTGGGTAACGCTGGCAACAGAAGACTGCGGCCTGAAGTTCTCTGCCCGTAACCAGTTTGCCGGTAGCGTTTCCCAGGTCACCGAAGGCGCAGTCAACGCCACGGTACATATCAAAACTGACGCAGGCTTTGAGATTGTTGCCGTCGTCACCAACGAAAGTCAGCAAGAGATGAAACTGAGCCAGGGAAGCCGCGTTGTTGCGCTGATCAAAGCCTCAGCCATTCTGATTGCCACCAAAGCGTAA
- a CDS encoding MurR/RpiR family transcriptional regulator, whose protein sequence is MYKKNTLSLDEYNSLTLNMGDLTESECRLNEYINKHFNELPYHGIVDLSQNAMVSKATIGRFLNKIGFTGYAAFRKALDITLSKNKISAPFEKNIKLRNNPSITTESIVTDFTHKVSELFNQFKNNIDIESLNAFIDLVLNNQRHIYVVGPSSSHAMATHFCTLLKYFRSDITLLPTDISELPKCLLNIEEEDVLIVFSYYRFNRVALNIAKWFRKKNAVVVLVTNSEANPYGKFCDLQFVLPSDVQSIFQSRILGFFFIELILHLAYEKGESEGNFAQLEELFVFFETFSASAHNT, encoded by the coding sequence ATGTACAAAAAAAACACGTTAAGTCTGGATGAGTATAACTCACTTACTCTTAATATGGGTGATCTGACTGAATCTGAGTGCCGACTTAATGAGTACATTAATAAACACTTCAATGAACTCCCCTATCATGGCATTGTTGATCTCTCGCAAAATGCGATGGTAAGCAAGGCCACCATTGGCCGATTTTTAAATAAAATTGGGTTTACGGGTTATGCTGCTTTTCGCAAAGCATTAGACATTACGCTATCAAAAAATAAAATATCCGCACCCTTTGAGAAAAACATCAAACTACGTAACAACCCCAGCATTACCACTGAAAGTATCGTTACCGATTTCACCCACAAAGTATCAGAATTATTTAATCAATTTAAAAATAATATCGATATTGAAAGCCTTAATGCGTTTATCGATCTGGTATTGAACAATCAACGTCATATTTATGTCGTCGGCCCTTCATCATCTCATGCAATGGCAACGCACTTTTGTACACTGCTAAAGTACTTTCGCAGTGACATCACCCTGTTACCGACGGACATCAGCGAACTCCCCAAATGCCTCCTCAATATTGAGGAGGAGGATGTCTTGATTGTGTTCTCCTACTACCGATTTAACCGGGTAGCGCTCAATATTGCAAAGTGGTTCAGAAAAAAGAATGCCGTCGTGGTCCTGGTTACCAACTCAGAGGCGAATCCTTACGGTAAGTTCTGCGATCTGCAGTTCGTTCTTCCCAGCGACGTACAATCCATTTTTCAAAGCCGTATTCTTGGCTTCTTTTTTATCGAACTTATATTGCATCTGGCGTATGAGAAAGGTGAGAGCGAGGGGAATTTTGCCCAACTGGAGGAGTTGTTCGTCTTTTTCGAAACATTTTCAGCATCAGCCCACAATACTTAG
- the flhA gene encoding formate hydrogenlyase transcriptional activator FlhA, which yields MSYTPMSDLGQQGLFDITRTLLQQPDLPSLSEALSQLVKRSALADCAAIVLWQAQTQRARYFATRENGKPIDYEDETVLAHGPVRRILSRPDALHCNYHEFTETWPQLASGGLYSEFGHYCLLPLAADGRIFGGCEFIRNEDRPWSEKEYNRLQTFTQIVGVVAEQIQSRVSNNVDYDLLCRERDNFRILVAITNAVLSRLDIDELVSEVAKEIHHYFDIDAISIVLRSDRKNKLSIYSTHYLDEHHPAHEQSEVDEAGTLSERVFKSKEMLLINLSERDTLAPYERMLFETWGNQLQTLCLLPLMSGNTMLGVLKLAQCEEKVFTTANLKLLRQIAERVAIAVDNALAYQEIHRLKERLVDENLALTEQLNNVESEFGEIIGRSEAMYSVLKQVEMVAQSDSTVLILGETGTGKELIARAIHNLSGRNARRMVKMNCAAMPAGLLESDLFGHERGAFTGASTQRIGRFELADKSSLFLDEVGDMPLELQPKLLRVLQEQEFERLGSNKLIQTDVRLIAATNRDLKKMVADREFRNDLYYRLNVFPIHLPPLRERPEDIPLLVKAFTFKIARRMGRNIDSIPAEALRTLSNMEWPGNVRELENVVERAVLLTRGNVLQLSLPDVVALAPSTPPVATEVAQDGEDEYQLIMRVLKETNGVVAGPKGAAQRLGLKRTTLLSRMKRLGIDKDALV from the coding sequence ATGTCGTATACACCGATGAGTGACCTTGGACAGCAAGGCCTGTTCGATATTACTCGTACATTATTACAGCAGCCCGATCTCCCGTCTCTCAGCGAGGCGCTTTCGCAGCTGGTCAAGCGTTCAGCGCTGGCCGACTGTGCGGCTATTGTCTTGTGGCAGGCACAAACGCAGCGTGCGCGTTATTTTGCGACGCGTGAAAATGGTAAACCCATCGATTATGAAGACGAAACGGTGCTGGCGCATGGCCCGGTACGCCGTATTTTGTCTCGCCCCGATGCGCTGCACTGCAACTATCATGAGTTTACGGAAACCTGGCCGCAACTGGCCTCAGGCGGGCTGTATTCTGAATTTGGCCACTACTGTCTGTTGCCGCTGGCGGCAGATGGGCGAATCTTTGGCGGCTGCGAATTCATCCGTAATGAAGATCGGCCGTGGAGTGAAAAAGAGTACAACCGGCTGCAGACCTTCACGCAAATAGTCGGCGTTGTTGCTGAACAAATTCAAAGCAGGGTCAGCAACAACGTCGATTACGATTTACTGTGCCGCGAGCGCGACAACTTTCGCATCCTGGTCGCCATCACCAATGCGGTGCTCTCGCGTCTCGACATTGATGAACTGGTTAGCGAAGTCGCCAAGGAGATCCATCACTACTTCGACATTGATGCTATCAGCATCGTGTTACGCAGCGATCGCAAGAATAAACTCAGCATTTATTCCACCCATTATCTGGATGAACATCATCCGGCGCACGAACAAAGTGAGGTGGACGAAGCAGGCACACTCTCTGAACGGGTCTTCAAAAGCAAAGAGATGCTGCTGATTAACCTGAGTGAACGCGATACCCTTGCTCCTTACGAACGGATGCTGTTCGAAACCTGGGGCAACCAGCTACAGACTCTGTGCCTGCTGCCGCTGATGTCCGGCAATACTATGCTCGGAGTACTGAAGCTGGCGCAGTGCGAAGAGAAAGTGTTCACCACCGCCAACCTAAAACTGCTGCGTCAAATCGCCGAACGCGTGGCGATCGCCGTAGATAACGCCCTCGCCTACCAGGAGATCCACCGCCTGAAGGAACGTCTGGTCGACGAAAACCTGGCGTTGACGGAACAACTCAACAACGTGGAGAGTGAGTTCGGCGAAATCATTGGCCGCAGCGAAGCGATGTACAGCGTACTCAAACAGGTCGAAATGGTGGCGCAAAGCGACAGCACCGTCCTGATTCTGGGTGAAACCGGAACGGGTAAGGAGCTAATCGCGCGAGCAATTCACAACCTGAGCGGACGCAACGCCCGCCGAATGGTGAAAATGAACTGCGCGGCAATGCCTGCCGGATTGCTGGAAAGCGATCTGTTTGGCCATGAGCGCGGCGCGTTTACCGGGGCCAGCACGCAGCGGATTGGGCGTTTCGAACTGGCGGACAAAAGTTCGTTGTTCCTCGACGAAGTTGGCGACATGCCGCTGGAACTTCAGCCGAAGCTGCTGCGCGTTCTGCAGGAGCAGGAGTTTGAACGTCTGGGCAGCAATAAGCTGATCCAGACCGACGTTCGCTTGATCGCCGCCACCAACCGCGATCTGAAAAAGATGGTCGCCGATCGCGAGTTTCGTAACGATCTCTACTATCGGCTGAACGTCTTCCCGATCCATCTGCCGCCGCTGCGTGAGCGCCCGGAAGATATTCCGCTACTGGTGAAAGCCTTCACCTTTAAAATTGCCCGCCGAATGGGGCGCAATATCGACAGTATTCCCGCCGAAGCTCTGCGTACGCTGAGCAATATGGAATGGCCGGGTAACGTGCGTGAACTGGAAAACGTGGTAGAGCGCGCCGTTCTGCTCACCCGAGGCAACGTGCTGCAACTGTCCCTGCCGGATGTTGTCGCGTTGGCGCCATCCACCCCACCAGTGGCGACCGAAGTCGCGCAGGACGGCGAAGATGAATATCAGCTGATAATGCGCGTGCTAAAAGAGACCAACGGCGTCGTTGCCGGTCCGAAAGGCGCGGCGCAAAGACTGGGGCTGAAACGCACAACGTTACTCTCACGCATGAAACGATTGGGGATTGATAAGGATGCACTGGTTTAG
- a CDS encoding nitrous oxide-stimulated promoter family protein, whose product MSGKRIAREKMTIQRMISLYESQCPQASDEPGHYDALFAYAQKRLDKCVFGEEKPACKQCPVHCYQPAKREEMKQIMRWAGPRMLWRHPILTVRHLIDDKRPVPELPEKYQRKK is encoded by the coding sequence ATGTCCGGCAAACGTATTGCACGTGAAAAAATGACGATCCAGAGAATGATCTCGCTGTATGAAAGCCAGTGTCCGCAGGCTTCAGACGAGCCGGGGCATTACGATGCGTTGTTTGCCTATGCGCAAAAGCGCCTCGATAAGTGCGTATTTGGTGAGGAAAAACCGGCCTGTAAACAGTGCCCTGTGCACTGTTATCAACCTGCTAAACGCGAAGAGATGAAGCAAATTATGCGCTGGGCTGGACCAAGAATGCTCTGGCGTCATCCGATTCTGACCGTGCGTCATCTGATTGATGACAAACGTCCGGTACCGGAATTGCCAGAGAAATACCAGCGGAAGAAGTAA
- the dcuC gene encoding C4-dicarboxylate transporter DcuC, whose translation MTAFIIAIVITVIAAWLIVKNYQPQTVLLLAGLALLTITVLFYPENSILYDKAKSTGSTWLDIFSFAKESLTTQIAGIGLIIMAAGGFASYMDHIKASNAMVNMCIRPLQVIKAPYLILALGYICAQLLHVAISSAAGLAMLLLVTFFPVLVRLGVSKASAAAMIGLCAFMDLGPAVGTANLAAKHAGMESAIYFAHYQMPVAVVVMLAVAVVIYFSAKYFDKKDGFVPGAQSVAQAEEEGRKVPVIYALLPVLPVVLVLVFSPLVIKSIKIDVVTAMILGAVVAFFFELVATRDFKSCCKGLQVFFKGMGSMFTSIVSLLVCADIYAQGLQKIGAVDYLLQSVQNAGLGFTSMTLVMTALVGVTAVLTGSGVAAFFSFSGLAPSIAAKFGENAVNMILPMQLMAGMGRSMSPVAGIIIAVSKAGECSPFMIVRRTLLPALAGIAAMLVANYVLI comes from the coding sequence ATGACGGCGTTTATTATAGCAATAGTGATAACAGTTATTGCTGCATGGTTAATTGTGAAAAACTATCAGCCGCAAACTGTTCTATTACTCGCTGGACTGGCATTATTGACCATTACCGTACTGTTTTATCCTGAAAACAGCATTCTTTATGATAAAGCAAAATCCACGGGGTCAACCTGGCTGGATATCTTTAGTTTTGCAAAAGAATCGCTTACCACACAAATCGCGGGTATTGGTCTTATCATCATGGCGGCGGGTGGATTTGCCAGCTATATGGATCACATTAAAGCGTCGAACGCGATGGTGAATATGTGCATTCGACCGCTGCAGGTGATTAAAGCGCCATACCTGATCCTTGCGTTAGGGTATATCTGCGCACAGCTTCTGCACGTGGCAATTTCAAGTGCGGCAGGTCTGGCAATGTTGCTGCTGGTAACATTCTTCCCGGTCCTGGTACGCCTGGGAGTCAGTAAAGCCTCCGCGGCCGCGATGATCGGTCTGTGCGCGTTTATGGATTTAGGGCCCGCGGTTGGTACGGCGAATCTGGCAGCCAAGCATGCTGGCATGGAAAGCGCTATCTACTTTGCTCATTACCAGATGCCAGTGGCGGTGGTCGTAATGCTGGCCGTAGCGGTGGTGATTTACTTCAGCGCGAAGTATTTCGACAAAAAAGATGGCTTTGTTCCTGGAGCGCAAAGCGTAGCACAAGCGGAAGAAGAAGGCCGTAAGGTGCCCGTCATTTATGCGCTGTTGCCCGTCCTGCCTGTGGTACTGGTGCTGGTCTTTAGCCCTTTGGTTATCAAATCCATCAAAATTGACGTGGTCACAGCAATGATCCTTGGCGCGGTCGTCGCGTTTTTCTTCGAACTGGTGGCTACCCGAGATTTCAAAAGCTGCTGCAAAGGATTACAGGTCTTTTTCAAAGGGATGGGCAGCATGTTTACCAGCATCGTTTCCTTGCTGGTATGTGCGGATATTTATGCCCAGGGGCTGCAGAAAATTGGTGCGGTGGACTACCTGTTGCAGTCCGTGCAAAACGCAGGGCTGGGTTTTACCAGCATGACGCTGGTAATGACCGCGCTGGTGGGCGTCACCGCCGTCCTGACTGGCTCTGGCGTTGCAGCCTTTTTCTCTTTCTCCGGCCTGGCACCTTCGATTGCGGCAAAATTCGGTGAAAACGCTGTCAATATGATCCTGCCAATGCAGTTGATGGCGGGAATGGGGCGTTCAATGTCTCCGGTGGCTGGCATCATTATTGCGGTAAGCAAGGCAGGGGAATGCTCACCGTTTATGATTGTCAGAAGAACGCTGCTTCCAGCGCTGGCCGGTATCGCGGCGATGCTGGTTGCCAACTATGTCCTGATTTGA
- a CDS encoding NAD-dependent malic enzyme, which translates to MDGNVTNDVLYVPFTGKLLLESPLLNKGSSFTQQERHDFNLSGLLPCAIENIDEQAERAYQQYLEAESHSARHIYLRNIQDTNETLFYYLLKNHLPEMLPIVYTPVVGAACEKFSWIYRRARGVFISWPDRDRIDDILHDIPRHDIKVIVVTDGERILGLGDQGVGGMGIPIGKLSLYTVCGGVNPANTLPILLDVGTNNTRLLDDPRYIGWRHPRITGEDYFAFIGMFIAAVKRRWPNVLLQFEDFAQHTAVPLLDRYRDELCCFNDDIQGTASVALATVVAACRGSGRDFRQQSIVIVGAGAAGCGIARHIIACRISEGMSQAEARRTIFMVDRDGLVMTTNHGLADFQQPLAQPPVALSDWLYEGQTPSLLEVIHNAKPSVMLGVSGQAGLFSQEVISTMYQYCDRPIVMPLSNPTSRMEARPEDIVRWTEGRAIIATGSPCDAVEFNGCSIPVAQCNNVYVFPAIGLGAIASGAARITEAMLMAASRALADASPLVHNGEGALLPEIGTICDVTRRIAFEVGKTAQQSGVAEKMSDDALLQSINDNFWLPHYRPYKRRAI; encoded by the coding sequence ATGGATGGCAACGTGACAAACGATGTTTTATACGTCCCGTTTACGGGGAAGTTACTGCTTGAGTCTCCGTTATTAAACAAGGGAAGTAGCTTCACGCAGCAAGAAAGACATGACTTTAACCTGAGTGGGCTACTGCCTTGCGCGATTGAGAATATTGATGAACAAGCTGAGCGGGCGTATCAACAATATCTTGAGGCTGAATCCCACAGCGCTCGACATATTTACCTGCGTAATATCCAGGATACCAACGAAACTTTATTTTATTACCTGTTGAAAAATCACCTGCCCGAGATGTTGCCAATCGTTTATACCCCAGTAGTCGGGGCTGCCTGCGAAAAATTCTCCTGGATATATCGTCGGGCGCGTGGTGTCTTTATTTCCTGGCCCGATCGCGATCGTATTGACGATATTTTGCATGATATTCCACGACACGATATCAAGGTCATCGTCGTCACTGATGGTGAGCGCATTCTGGGACTAGGTGACCAGGGCGTTGGCGGTATGGGGATCCCTATCGGGAAACTGTCGCTCTATACCGTCTGTGGCGGGGTTAATCCGGCGAATACGCTACCCATTCTGCTGGATGTCGGTACGAACAATACGCGACTGCTGGACGATCCGCGCTATATCGGCTGGCGTCATCCGCGCATAACTGGCGAAGACTACTTCGCATTCATTGGTATGTTTATTGCTGCCGTAAAACGGCGCTGGCCTAACGTTCTGCTGCAGTTTGAAGATTTCGCCCAGCATACCGCTGTACCGTTACTGGACCGCTATCGCGATGAGCTGTGCTGTTTTAATGATGATATTCAGGGCACGGCGTCGGTGGCTCTGGCGACCGTGGTTGCTGCCTGTCGTGGCAGCGGCCGCGATTTCCGTCAGCAATCGATTGTGATTGTGGGCGCGGGTGCTGCCGGATGTGGGATCGCCCGACATATTATCGCCTGCCGCATCTCTGAAGGAATGAGCCAGGCCGAAGCCCGACGGACCATTTTTATGGTGGATCGCGACGGTCTGGTGATGACCACCAATCATGGATTAGCGGATTTCCAGCAACCGCTGGCGCAGCCTCCTGTGGCCTTATCTGACTGGCTGTATGAGGGGCAGACACCGTCGTTACTGGAGGTTATCCACAATGCCAAACCTTCGGTGATGCTGGGTGTGTCGGGCCAGGCCGGATTATTTTCGCAGGAGGTGATTAGCACGATGTACCAATACTGCGATCGGCCGATTGTTATGCCGTTGTCGAATCCCACCTCGAGAATGGAAGCGCGGCCAGAAGATATTGTTCGCTGGACCGAGGGACGGGCCATCATCGCGACCGGCAGTCCCTGCGATGCGGTTGAATTTAATGGGTGTTCCATTCCGGTTGCGCAGTGCAATAACGTTTATGTTTTCCCGGCCATCGGTCTGGGGGCTATCGCCAGCGGCGCGGCGCGAATAACAGAAGCCATGTTGATGGCGGCAAGCCGTGCGCTGGCCGATGCTTCTCCGCTGGTGCATAACGGGGAAGGCGCTCTGTTGCCGGAGATTGGGACAATCTGTGACGTGACGCGCCGCATTGCCTTCGAGGTCGGCAAGACGGCGCAGCAGTCAGGTGTGGCAGAGAAGATGAGCGACGACGCGCTGTTGCAGAGCATCAACGATAACTTTTGGCTACCGCACTACCGTCCTTATAAACGCAGGGCAATTTAG
- a CDS encoding adenylosuccinate lyase family protein, which translates to MFGKQTTVFDSDLYSSLFTQGRMREIWSDDNLLRCWLRFEATVARVQGELGIIPEQAAVEIEKTCRDIQIDWPALAQETQTVGMAIKPLIDQISACGTPLVSQFLHWGCTTQDLLDSGVAMRLQQTLHLLREQLLDVGEAMKAMAIRHTRTVMVARTNSVDASATTWGLHVCSYLAEVNRHLIRLQQLYPRAVTGLFGGAVGNLASVGEQGMETRERLMRALGLNVPCGINNASQDAVVEVVQFFALVHGTLCRLANDVETMGRTPIAEVLEGEGGGGSSTMPHKVNPRASNMMQTLARMGWMYASGAPAMLDQQDVRAASMRVLNWTILPEASNALSTSLTRAKNLIAHLIINEEKMRANFDCSKHFIMSESLTMRLAAKIGRESAYNLVKDLLKHANGEQSFMEIVQASPEIRASLSVEEIADACEPLSYIGANDALIAETIAGFDRVKTPEIA; encoded by the coding sequence ATGTTCGGTAAGCAAACAACGGTATTTGATTCTGATCTTTATTCTTCATTGTTCACCCAGGGGCGGATGCGGGAAATATGGTCTGACGACAATCTGCTGCGGTGTTGGTTGCGGTTTGAGGCGACTGTCGCTCGCGTGCAAGGCGAGCTGGGGATTATCCCTGAGCAAGCCGCCGTCGAAATTGAAAAAACGTGCAGGGATATACAGATAGATTGGCCGGCCCTGGCGCAGGAAACGCAGACGGTTGGTATGGCGATAAAACCGTTGATCGATCAGATCTCTGCTTGCGGCACACCGTTGGTCAGCCAGTTTCTGCACTGGGGATGTACCACTCAGGACCTGCTGGACTCTGGCGTGGCGATGAGACTACAACAAACGCTGCACCTGCTGCGCGAGCAATTACTTGATGTTGGCGAAGCGATGAAAGCGATGGCAATACGTCATACCAGGACGGTGATGGTTGCGCGCACCAATTCGGTGGATGCCTCTGCGACAACATGGGGGCTACATGTTTGCAGTTATCTGGCGGAGGTTAACCGCCATCTGATAAGACTCCAGCAGCTGTACCCGCGCGCGGTCACCGGGCTCTTTGGCGGCGCGGTAGGTAATCTGGCCTCGGTGGGCGAGCAGGGAATGGAAACGCGTGAACGGCTGATGCGAGCGCTGGGTCTGAACGTGCCCTGCGGCATTAATAATGCCAGCCAGGATGCGGTTGTTGAAGTCGTGCAGTTTTTTGCCCTTGTTCACGGCACGCTGTGTCGTCTGGCCAACGATGTCGAAACAATGGGACGCACGCCGATTGCTGAAGTGCTTGAGGGTGAGGGCGGCGGAGGGTCGAGCACGATGCCGCACAAAGTTAATCCGCGTGCCAGTAACATGATGCAAACGCTGGCAAGGATGGGATGGATGTATGCGTCTGGCGCCCCAGCAATGCTGGATCAACAGGACGTACGGGCTGCCTCAATGAGGGTATTAAACTGGACAATCCTCCCGGAGGCCTCTAATGCTTTATCGACCAGCCTGACACGCGCAAAGAATCTGATTGCGCATCTCATTATTAATGAAGAGAAGATGCGCGCCAATTTTGACTGTTCGAAGCACTTTATTATGTCGGAATCGCTGACGATGAGGCTTGCCGCCAAAATTGGCAGAGAGTCTGCCTATAACTTAGTTAAAGACCTGCTGAAGCATGCAAACGGTGAGCAGAGTTTCATGGAGATTGTCCAGGCTAGCCCGGAAATCCGCGCATCATTATCTGTAGAGGAAATTGCCGACGCCTGCGAGCCGCTGTCATATATCGGAGCGAACGACGCGCTAATCGCTGAAACTATAGCTGGGTTCGATCGCGTGAAAACCCCAGAGATAGCCTGA
- a CDS encoding porin, protein MKLKNYSLILLMGMSSSAFALNVYNKDGNTLDIYGRVEGKIASGQNSFAGSESRSDLGGRVGIYLTRDLDILPETKIVGRLEWQVRTEKNDNNTGESDMEARYSYVGLSNKTWGELITGRTKNPLYQVMKMTDKYKNFTPNIYSYGITTIDDSYQFNRQDGTVQWNAKFAGNEIQLAWVSGNGNSDNEALDYGAMASYRKSFKFGDFRITPALAASRYKRQDGVVTTDGRNQNDQIMGGLQLGYKAYEVAVTALRTSISRDNNSDNNYKGMDSLISYNFGTVKVLTGYSFLNEDGKDIAEKEDWRSEAQLTLAEDTWLSFTYDKEFASKNKKTNDDALIVGLRYDF, encoded by the coding sequence ATGAAGCTAAAAAATTATTCACTAATATTACTTATGGGTATGAGTTCCTCGGCGTTCGCCTTAAACGTCTATAATAAGGATGGCAATACTCTGGATATCTATGGCCGCGTTGAGGGCAAAATAGCAAGTGGCCAGAATTCATTTGCCGGCAGTGAAAGCCGAAGCGATCTGGGTGGCCGTGTAGGTATTTATCTCACCCGAGATCTGGATATTCTGCCTGAGACTAAAATCGTGGGTCGTTTGGAATGGCAGGTGCGTACCGAAAAAAATGATAACAATACCGGTGAAAGCGATATGGAGGCCCGCTATTCCTATGTCGGTCTGTCAAATAAAACATGGGGTGAACTGATCACCGGGAGAACCAAAAACCCGTTGTATCAGGTAATGAAAATGACCGATAAATATAAAAACTTCACTCCCAATATCTATAGCTATGGTATTACAACTATAGATGATTCGTACCAGTTCAACCGCCAGGACGGCACCGTTCAGTGGAACGCCAAATTTGCCGGTAACGAAATTCAACTGGCATGGGTCTCCGGTAATGGCAACAGCGACAACGAAGCCCTGGATTACGGCGCGATGGCCAGCTATCGCAAGTCTTTCAAATTTGGTGATTTTAGAATTACACCAGCACTCGCGGCCAGTCGTTACAAACGACAGGATGGCGTAGTGACCACCGATGGGCGTAATCAAAACGATCAAATTATGGGAGGGTTACAACTCGGTTATAAAGCCTATGAGGTCGCGGTAACCGCATTACGGACTTCTATTTCCCGTGATAACAATAGTGATAATAATTATAAAGGAATGGATTCGCTCATTTCCTACAACTTTGGCACCGTCAAGGTACTCACCGGGTATAGTTTTTTAAATGAAGACGGTAAAGATATTGCTGAAAAAGAAGACTGGCGTTCTGAGGCGCAATTAACATTGGCTGAGGATACGTGGTTATCATTTACTTACGATAAAGAATTCGCCAGTAAGAACAAAAAAACCAATGATGATGCGCTTATCGTTGGGCTCCGTTACGATTTCTAA